One segment of Paramormyrops kingsleyae isolate MSU_618 chromosome 8, PKINGS_0.4, whole genome shotgun sequence DNA contains the following:
- the LOC111834533 gene encoding protein FAM3C, which yields MRCRYPLRCGLCLIVVLLMWYAVSNNLLIKPEVTSQDKVTSQASSHNPKCPPQDTCSANQFAFYLKTGAANAIGPKICFDGKVVMSGVHNNIGHGLNIAVIDAESGKIEKTNFFNMYSGQSEDLLQFLVEIKPGMIVLVASFDDSATKMTDNIREIFAKMGSTLIKSLSFRDTWVFAGATGIEHTSTFEKMVKNDKATNTYDGWPEIADLGGCFPRKLY from the exons ATGAGGTGCAGAT ATCCTCTCCGTTGTGGACTTTGTCTGATCGTTGTACTCCTCATGTGGTATGCTGTGTCCAACAACTTACTTATAAAACCTGAAGTCACATCGCAAGATAAAGTGACCTCACAAG CTTCATCTCACAACCCTAAGTGTCCGCCACAAGACACATGCAGCGCCAACCAGTTCGCGTTTTACCTCAAGACCGGAGCCGCCAACGCCATTGGGCCCAAAATCTGTTTTGATGGAAAGGT GGTCATGAGTGGTGTTCACAACAATATTGGACATGGACTGAACATTGCAGTTATAGATG CTGAAAGTGGGAAGATTGAGAAGACCAATTTTTTCAACATGTACTCTGGAC AATCAGAGGATCTATTGCAGTTTCTTGTAGAAATAAAACCTGGGATGATTGTCCTGGTTGCCTCTTTTGATGACTCAGCAACAAA AATGACAGACAATATCCGGGAGATTTTTGCCAAGATGGGCAGCACGCTCATCAAATCCCTGTCTTTCAGGGATACTTGGGTTTTTGCAGGAGCCACTGGAATAGAGCACACAAGCACATTTGAGAAG atgGTGAAAAATGACAAAGCAACTAACACTTATGATGGCTGGCCTGAAATAGCAGATTTGGGAGGGTGTTTTCCAAGAAAACTTTATTAG